One part of the Vicia villosa cultivar HV-30 ecotype Madison, WI linkage group LG6, Vvil1.0, whole genome shotgun sequence genome encodes these proteins:
- the LOC131611151 gene encoding AAA-ATPase ASD, mitochondrial-like: MNKLWAQFGSILATIMFMYAIIERFLPPAFRDTLQITTQKVLNLLYPYIQITFHEFSGERLKRSEAYTFIQTYLSENSSQLAKRLKAEVMKDSQNPLVLSIDDDEEVTDEFRGVKLWWAAIKIETSSHGFSSFANYKRYYKLTFHKKHRDLVTVLYIKHVLREGKEISMRNRQRKLYTNNPSSGWYGYKQSKWSHIVFEHPATFETLAMEKRKKEEVIKDLLKFRNGKDYYAKIGKAWKRGYLLYGPPGTGKSTMIAAMANFMNYDVYDLELTAVKDNTELRKLLIETSSKAIIVVEDIDCSLDFTSQRKTNKDKNVEEEFIDQKDYYYHGKKDIEEENNSTSSRNSKVTLSGLLNFIDGIWSACGGERIIIFTTNFVEKLDPALIRRGRMDKHVEMCYCCFEAFKVLVKNYLDIESHVLFDEIGDLLEVVDMTPADVAENLMPKSLNEDVESSLRNLIEALEEKKKVEGHVEDEEKEDGVGVVEDVKGNGFVVSGK, from the coding sequence atgaacaAACTATGGGCACAATTTGGCTCTATACTAGCCACCATCATGTTTATGTATGCCATAATTGAACGTTTTCTACCACCTGCATTTCGAGACACTCTTCAAATCACCACACAAAAAGTACTAAACCTTCTATACCCTTACATCCAAATCACATTCCATGAATTCTCAGGTGAAAGACTCAAAAGAAGTGAAGCCTACACTTTCATCCAAACCTACCTTAGCGAAAACTCTTCCCAACTAGCCAAAAGACTCAAAGCAGAAGTCATGAAAGACAGTCAAAATCCATTAGTTCTTAGCatagatgatgatgaagaagtcaCAGATGAGTTTCGAGGCGTTAAACTCTGGTGGGCCGCGATCAAAATCGAAACTTCATCGCATGGTTTTTCGTCCTTCGCGAATTATAAAAGATACTACAAACTCACTTTCCATAAAAAGCATAGAGATTTAGTAACGGTTTTGTACATCAAACATGTTTtgagagaagggaaagagatttcAATGAGAAACAGGCAGAGAAAGCTTTACACAAACAACCCTAGTAGCGGTTGGTATGGCTACAAACAATCGAAATGGAGCCACATTGTTTTCGAACACCCTGCCACATTCGAAACTCTTGCAATGGAGAAgaggaaaaaagaagaagttaTTAAAGATCTTTTGAAGTTTCGAAATGGTAAGGACTATTATGCGAAAATCGGTAAGGCTTGGAAACGCGGTTACTTGCTCTATGGTCCTCCGGGGACAGGTAAATCTACTATGATAGCCGCTATGGCGAATTTCATGAACTATGATGTTTATGATCTTGAGTTAACCGCGGTTAAGGATAATACTGAGTTAAGAAAGTTGTTGATCGAGACTTCTAGTAAAGCGATTATAGTTGTTGAAGATATCGATTGTTCGCTAGATTTTACTAGCCAAAGGAAGactaataaggataaaaatgtggAGGAAGAATTCATAGATCAAAAAGATTATTATTATCATGGTAAAAAAGATATTGAAGAAGAGAATAATAGTACTAGTAGTAGAAATAGTAAGGTAACTTTATCGGGTTTGTTGAATTTTATCGATGGAATTTGGTCGGCGTGTGGAGGGGAGAGGATTATAATTTTTACGACGAATTTTGTGGAGAAACTTGATCCTGCTCTAATTAGGAGAGGAAGAATGGACAAACATGTTGAGATGTGTTATTGTTGTTTTGAGGCATTTAAGGTTCTTGTTAAGAATTATTTAGatattgagtcacatgttttgttTGATGAGATTGGTGATTTGTTGGAAGTGGTTGATATGACACCTGCTGATGTTGCTGAGAATTTGATGCCTAAGTCTTTGAATGAAGATGTTGAGAGTAGTTTGAGGAATTTGATTGAAGCActtgaggagaagaagaaggtggaaggacatgttgaagatgaagagaaggAAGATGGTGTTGGAGTTGTGGAAGATGTTAAGGGAAATGGTTTTGTTGTGAGTGGAAAATGA
- the LOC131611152 gene encoding GDSL esterase/lipase LTL1-like produces MASSSNFVPILVIFGFILVLGVLVPRSEARPRPFFVFGDSLVDNGNNNYILTTARADSPPYGIDYPTRKPTGRFSNGYNIPDLISQQLGAESTLPYLSSELTGENLLTGANFGSAGVGILNDTGVQFINVIRMHTQLDYFEEYQRRLTALIGASRTKRLVNQALFLMTVGGNDFVNNYYLIPNSARSRQYSLPHYVKFIICEYRKHLERLYELGARRVLVTGTGPLGCAPAERAMHSTNGRCSFELQRGAALYNPRLEQMLEGLNRRFGSDIFIAANTAQMHKDFVVNPRAYGFVTSKVACCGQGPYNGIGVCGTSSNLCSNRGLYAFWDPFHPTEKANRLIVEQIMSGSTRYMKPMNLSTILELDANT; encoded by the exons ATGGCATCCTCTTCAAATTTTGTTCCTATTCTAGttatttttggttttattttagtACTAGGTGTTCTTGTCCCTAGAAGTGAAGCTAGGCCAAGACCATTCTTTGTATTTGGAGATTCTCTTGTTGACAATGGAAACAACAACTATATACTAACAACTGCACGCGCCGATTCTCCTCCATACGGAATCGATTATCCAACTCGTAAACCAACCGGTCGATTCTCTAACGGATACAATATTCCTGATCTTATCA GTCAACAACTTGGTGCTGAGTCTACATTACCATACTTAAGCTCGGAATTAACCGGAGAGAATCTTCTAACTGGTGCGAATTTTGGTTCGGCCGGAGTTGGAATTCTTAATGATACCGGTGTACAATTT ATAAATGTGATAAGAATGCATACACAACTAGATTACTTTGAAGAGTATCAACGGCGATTAACTGCTTTAATCGGTGCATCGCGGACTAAACGACTTGTTAATCAAGCATTGTTTCTTATGACAGTTGGAGGAAATGATTTTGTAAACAACTACTACCTCATTCCCAATTCGGCAAGATCTCGCCAATATTCGTTACCACATTATGTCAAGTTCATCATTTGTGAATACAGAAAACACTTGGAGAGGCTGTATGAATTGGGTGCACGGCGAGTTCTGGTGACAGGGACAGGACCGTTAGGTTGTGCCCCTGCAGAACGCGCCATGCATAGTACTAACGGACGGTGTTCTTTTGAGCTTCAACGTGGTGCGGCGTTGTACAATCCTCGACTAGAACAAATGTTGGAAGGACTTAACAGGAGATTTGGTAGTGACATTTTCATTGCTGCAAATACAGCACAAATGCACAAAGACTTTGTTGTTAATCCAAGAGCTTATG GATTTGTGACATCAAAAGTAGCATGTTGTGGTCAAGGACCCTATAATGGCATTGGTGTGTGCGGAACATCCTCCAACTTATGTTCCAACAGAGGCTTGTATGCATTTTGGGATCCCTTTCATCCAACTGAAAAGGCAAATAGACTTATTGTGGAGCAAATTATGTCTGGTTCAACAAGATACATGAAGCCAATGAACCTTAGCACCATTTTGGAATTGGATGCTAACACATGA